One window of the Runella slithyformis DSM 19594 genome contains the following:
- a CDS encoding decarboxylase — MKSTYTNLIEQTFEFPTLEFNVQNDELSFNNVPLMDIIRQYGTPLKITYLPKIGEHIGNAKQFFKNAFKRFNYKGSYTYCYCTKSSHFSFVLEEALKHNIHIETSSAFDIPIIRNLYKAGKVTKSTYIICNGYKLPRYQKAITELINEGYNVMPVLDNLREIEYYEQNVTAESVNFGIRIATDEEPNFAFYTSRLGVRYSDINSLYKDKIEPNPQFKLKMLHFFINTGMKDTAYYWSELTRFMFKYCELKKICPDLDSIDIGGGLPIQTSLQFNYDYQQMIDEIVENIQWICNKNNVPVPHLFTEFGSYTVGESGAVIYQVIDQKLQNDKEMWYMIDGSFITHLPDSWGMNQKYIMLAVNNWDNPYQKVNIGGLTCDSQDFYNTEAHSADLYLPVFDLDNEYQYVGFFHTGAYQESLGGYGGIQHCLIPAAQHVLVDRDEEGNIVTKLFAAQQESDTMLTILGYTGNHSKESQLEEQKATALDLEAQTELAHS; from the coding sequence ATGAAAAGTACTTACACAAATCTAATTGAGCAGACGTTTGAATTCCCCACGCTGGAGTTTAACGTCCAAAACGACGAGCTGTCGTTTAATAATGTACCCCTTATGGACATTATCCGCCAGTATGGTACACCCCTTAAAATCACTTATTTACCTAAAATTGGTGAGCACATTGGCAATGCTAAGCAGTTTTTCAAAAATGCCTTTAAGCGTTTCAATTACAAGGGTTCTTACACGTATTGTTATTGCACCAAATCTTCTCATTTTAGTTTTGTCTTAGAAGAAGCCCTAAAGCATAACATCCACATCGAAACCTCGTCGGCGTTTGATATTCCCATCATTCGCAATCTCTACAAGGCAGGAAAAGTCACCAAGAGCACCTACATTATCTGCAATGGATATAAGCTACCGCGCTATCAAAAAGCAATTACGGAGCTTATCAATGAAGGCTATAACGTAATGCCCGTACTGGATAATCTGCGCGAAATCGAGTATTACGAACAGAATGTCACAGCCGAATCGGTCAATTTCGGGATTCGTATCGCCACCGACGAAGAGCCGAACTTCGCCTTTTATACCTCACGGTTGGGGGTAAGATACAGTGACATTAATTCACTTTACAAAGATAAGATAGAGCCCAATCCGCAGTTTAAGCTGAAGATGCTTCACTTTTTTATCAATACAGGCATGAAAGATACGGCCTACTATTGGAGTGAGTTGACACGCTTTATGTTTAAGTACTGCGAATTGAAAAAGATCTGCCCTGACCTCGATTCAATTGATATTGGCGGTGGACTTCCCATTCAGACCTCATTACAATTCAATTACGATTATCAACAGATGATCGATGAAATCGTCGAAAATATTCAATGGATCTGTAATAAGAACAATGTTCCCGTTCCGCATCTTTTCACGGAATTTGGAAGTTATACTGTGGGTGAAAGCGGAGCCGTTATCTATCAGGTCATTGACCAAAAACTCCAAAACGATAAGGAAATGTGGTACATGATCGATGGCTCGTTTATCACGCATTTACCCGATTCGTGGGGGATGAATCAAAAATACATCATGCTGGCGGTCAACAATTGGGACAATCCTTACCAAAAAGTAAACATTGGCGGATTAACCTGTGACTCGCAGGATTTCTATAATACAGAAGCACACAGCGCCGATTTATACCTTCCTGTGTTTGATCTTGATAATGAATACCAATACGTGGGTTTCTTCCATACCGGCGCTTATCAGGAATCATTGGGTGGCTATGGTGGGATTCAGCACTGCCTCATCCCCGCCGCACAACATGTACTGGTAGACCGCGATGAAGAAGGAAATATTGTAACGAAACTTTTTGCCGCGCAACAGGAAAGTGATACTATGCTCACTATTTTGGGGTATACCGGCAATCATTCGAAAGAGAGTCAACTGGAAGAGCAAAAAGCGACAGCGCTTGATCTGGAAGCCCAAACTGAATTAGCGCACAGCTAA
- the glpK gene encoding glycerol kinase GlpK, with the protein MSKYVAAIDQGTTSTRCIIFDRQGNIISVGQKEHQQIYPQPGWVEHNPDEIWKNTLEVIAGARINGSIAASDIAAVGITNQRETTAVWNRRTGKPYYNALVWQDTRTGDLVNQFAREGGQDRFRAQTGLPLATYFSGLKLKWLLDNVPGLREDAEKGEALFGTMDTFLIWHLTGGIHGGTHVTDVTNASRTQLMNLQTLAWDPEMLAAFEIPRLMLPLIKSSSEVYGSVVLDVLPNVPIAGDLGDQHAALVGQTCFEPGQAKNTYGTGCFMLLNTGTEMKVSTQGLLTTVAYKFGNDPVNYALEGSVAISGALVQWLRDNLGMIEKSSDVETLAKSVEDNGGAYFVPAFSGLYAPYWKADARGVIAGLTRYVTKAHIARAVLEATAYQTLDVMKAMEKDADIQLKSLRVDGGMVANETLMQFQADMLDVPVVCPAVTETTALGAAYAAGLAVGYWKNFDDLRLNWGIAHTWDPKMGSTQRNKLHKGWLKAVERSFGWED; encoded by the coding sequence ATGTCTAAATACGTAGCTGCCATTGATCAGGGTACTACCAGTACTCGTTGTATTATCTTTGACCGTCAGGGAAACATCATTTCTGTCGGGCAAAAAGAACACCAACAGATCTATCCCCAGCCGGGGTGGGTTGAACATAATCCTGATGAGATTTGGAAAAATACGCTTGAAGTGATTGCCGGGGCGCGAATCAATGGGTCGATTGCCGCTAGTGATATTGCGGCGGTTGGAATCACGAACCAACGCGAAACGACCGCTGTCTGGAATCGTCGCACCGGAAAACCTTACTATAATGCGCTTGTCTGGCAAGATACCCGGACCGGTGATCTGGTCAACCAATTTGCCCGAGAAGGCGGTCAGGACCGTTTCCGTGCCCAAACCGGATTGCCCTTGGCTACGTACTTCAGTGGGTTAAAACTCAAGTGGCTCTTGGATAATGTACCGGGCCTGCGGGAAGATGCCGAGAAAGGCGAAGCACTTTTTGGTACCATGGATACCTTTCTGATCTGGCATCTGACCGGTGGAATTCATGGCGGAACGCACGTTACGGATGTAACCAACGCCAGCCGCACGCAACTGATGAATCTTCAGACGTTGGCCTGGGACCCCGAGATGTTGGCGGCGTTTGAAATTCCGCGACTGATGCTGCCCCTCATCAAAAGCAGCAGCGAAGTGTACGGAAGCGTTGTGCTGGATGTATTGCCCAATGTACCGATCGCCGGCGATTTGGGTGATCAACACGCTGCCTTGGTGGGACAAACGTGCTTTGAGCCCGGTCAGGCAAAAAATACCTATGGGACGGGCTGCTTTATGCTTCTTAATACGGGTACAGAAATGAAGGTCTCCACGCAGGGACTGCTTACTACGGTTGCGTACAAATTTGGCAATGATCCGGTCAACTATGCCCTCGAAGGAAGTGTTGCCATTTCGGGTGCGTTGGTCCAATGGTTGCGCGACAACCTGGGTATGATCGAGAAAAGCAGCGACGTGGAAACGTTGGCTAAATCAGTCGAGGATAACGGCGGTGCCTATTTTGTTCCTGCTTTTTCGGGTTTATATGCGCCTTATTGGAAGGCCGACGCCCGGGGAGTGATTGCCGGCCTGACGCGCTATGTGACCAAAGCGCACATTGCCCGGGCAGTGCTGGAAGCCACGGCCTATCAAACACTGGATGTAATGAAAGCGATGGAAAAAGATGCTGATATCCAACTGAAATCTCTCCGCGTAGACGGCGGTATGGTGGCCAATGAAACGCTCATGCAGTTTCAGGCAGATATGCTCGATGTGCCGGTGGTGTGCCCTGCGGTAACCGAAACAACGGCACTGGGCGCGGCCTATGCGGCCGGATTGGCGGTAGGCTATTGGAAGAATTTTGATGATTTGCGTTTGAATTGGGGCATCGCTCACACTTGGGACCCAAAAATGGGAAGCACGCAACGAAATAAGTTGCACAAAGGCTGGCTAAAAGCGGTAGAACGCTCTTTCGGCTGGGAAGACTGA
- a CDS encoding sterol desaturase family protein: MESIDFTQPGTFAQTAFYLFLGIFGRYVLIAALFHYLFKVKYRAHFQSREVNQRPRREGQNRREIGFSFITALIFALVGTFMAMAWQKGYTQIYTDFHAHSSIWFAVSILLILFCHETYYYWLHRWMHHPRVYKWVHKAHHDSITTSAWTSFSFHPVESVLQAIVLPALLFVIPLHYSAIGIVLLIMTATSVINHLNTELYPRDFHRHWFGRWWIGATHHSLHHSQFKYNYGLYFTFWDKWIGTESPDFTKLFERKTRKEGTEVKV; encoded by the coding sequence ATGGAATCCATTGATTTTACCCAACCGGGTACCTTTGCCCAAACGGCCTTCTACTTATTTTTGGGAATTTTTGGGCGATATGTCCTCATTGCCGCCTTATTTCATTATCTCTTTAAAGTAAAATACCGAGCCCATTTTCAATCAAGGGAAGTAAATCAACGACCCCGGCGGGAAGGTCAAAACCGACGGGAAATTGGGTTTTCGTTCATCACCGCCCTTATTTTTGCGTTGGTCGGAACGTTTATGGCAATGGCATGGCAAAAGGGATATACACAGATATATACTGATTTCCACGCGCATTCCTCCATTTGGTTCGCAGTAAGCATCCTGCTTATTCTCTTTTGCCATGAAACCTATTATTATTGGCTGCATCGCTGGATGCACCATCCCCGCGTATACAAATGGGTCCACAAGGCCCACCACGACAGCATTACCACCTCAGCCTGGACCTCCTTTTCATTTCATCCAGTCGAGAGTGTTTTACAGGCCATTGTACTACCGGCCCTGCTGTTTGTCATTCCGCTTCATTACTCGGCTATCGGCATTGTTTTATTGATCATGACCGCGACCAGCGTCATCAATCACCTCAATACCGAGCTATACCCACGTGATTTTCACCGTCATTGGTTTGGCCGATGGTGGATCGGTGCTACTCACCACAGTTTGCACCATTCTCAATTCAAATACAACTACGGCCTTTATTTTACCTTTTGGGACAAGTGGATCGGCACCGAAAGCCCCGATTTTACAAAGTTGTTTGAAAGGAAAACGAGGAAAGAAGGTACAGAGGTGAAAGTGTAG
- a CDS encoding L-threonylcarbamoyladenylate synthase, which produces MAIIGTDILTVKKLLEAGEVAGIPTETVYGLAGNAFDDDAVLKIFSVKNRPQFDPLIVHTHSISAVSAFVRSFPKKARQLADAFWPGPLTLLLPKSDAVSDLVTSGLDTVAVRIPSHPLTLALLSSLDFPLAAPSANPFGYISPTSALHVDQQLGSKIPYILNGGESQVGIESTIVGFEGEETIVYRLGGTSIEAIEGIIGPVAQVVHSTSNPKAPGMLKSHYAPRKPLFINQLSETLKCYPSDKIGSLTFENVLPELPVDHQRILSPAANYAEAAKRLFAYMRQLDTLPIDVIHAELLPEKDLGRAINDRIRRAAVRGE; this is translated from the coding sequence ATGGCAATTATTGGAACCGACATTTTAACGGTAAAAAAACTCCTCGAAGCAGGAGAAGTAGCAGGCATTCCCACCGAAACGGTGTATGGATTGGCAGGCAATGCTTTTGATGACGATGCGGTACTGAAAATTTTCAGCGTAAAAAACCGCCCGCAATTTGACCCCCTTATTGTTCATACTCATTCCATTTCCGCCGTTTCTGCTTTTGTACGTTCTTTTCCCAAAAAAGCCCGGCAATTGGCCGATGCTTTCTGGCCGGGCCCGCTTACGCTTTTGCTACCAAAATCAGACGCAGTCTCTGATCTGGTTACCTCCGGACTTGACACGGTGGCAGTGCGGATCCCCAGCCACCCGCTGACATTGGCCCTGCTTTCTTCCCTCGATTTTCCATTAGCGGCACCAAGTGCCAATCCCTTTGGGTATATAAGTCCTACGTCGGCTTTACACGTTGACCAACAACTGGGCAGCAAAATCCCGTATATTCTGAACGGCGGGGAAAGTCAGGTAGGGATCGAATCGACCATCGTAGGCTTTGAAGGGGAAGAAACCATTGTCTATCGGCTGGGAGGCACCTCTATAGAAGCCATCGAAGGCATCATCGGTCCTGTGGCGCAGGTGGTCCATTCCACATCCAATCCCAAAGCCCCGGGCATGCTGAAAAGTCATTACGCTCCGCGAAAACCGTTGTTTATCAATCAACTTTCTGAAACGCTGAAGTGCTATCCATCCGATAAGATCGGAAGTCTGACTTTTGAAAACGTTTTGCCGGAACTACCCGTTGATCATCAGCGTATCCTATCTCCTGCTGCCAACTATGCGGAAGCAGCCAAACGCCTTTTTGCGTACATGCGTCAACTGGACACCCTGCCGATCGACGTAATTCATGCCGAGTTGCTTCCGGAAAAAGACCTCGGGCGTGCCATCAATGACCGGATTCGACGGGCAGCGGTACGGGGGGAGTAA